A section of the Halichoerus grypus chromosome 11, mHalGry1.hap1.1, whole genome shotgun sequence genome encodes:
- the ZNF408 gene encoding zinc finger protein 408 — translation MEEAEELLSEGERLRLAPDPRLGPDLGWIPSGQGCAQGLKDFPPGPTRAVLALKSLPRGLALGPSLAEEQRLGVWCVGEALQPGLLWGPLEEESVLEQKDEGVKPRQEEDVSLGPWGDVCACEQSSGWISLVQRGRLEGEGNVALVRVSEKLHLQVYQVVLPGSELLLWPQPPSAGLSPTQPGLEEEAAMAVVTEVNSAVQREVDSPGQDAAEPWADPGHQSPTPSIQAESMGSPGLKPQAQDQLPKESQPLGLPPQDGSMEEEDPPQTEVPPEPPSSSAPQQGPESSEAGCSPSARGTQLHAYLVKKLHGPSGQCPPREKTSEPRAQQAGEQQGPVGFPAHLRSPAGPAGSSPKQRRRYRCGECGKAFLQLCHLKKHAFVHTGHKPFLCTECGKSYSSEESFKAHMLGHRGVRPFPCPQCDKAYGTRRDLKEHQVVHSGARPFACDQCGKAFARRPSLRLHRKTHQVPATPAPCPCPVCGRPLANQGSLRNHMRLHTGEKPFLCPHCGRAFRQRGNLRGHLRLHTGERPYRCPHCADAFPQLPELRRHLISHTGEAYLCPVCGKALRDPHTLRAHERLHSGERPFSCPQCGRAYTLATKLRRHLKSHLADKPYRCPTCGMGYTLPQSLKRHQLSHQPAAASEPTVVLLQTEPELDTCGEQDVSPARDVFEVTISESQDKCFVVPEEPGPTSSLVLIHKDMAFSAWAEVVEVETGT, via the exons atggaggaggcGGAGGAGCTGCTCTCCGAGGGCGAGAGACTGCGGTTAG CCCCTGACCCGCGCCTGGGCCCGGACTTGGGATGGATCCCTTCTGGACAAGGCTGTGCTCAGGGCCTCAAGGACTTCCCGCCCGGGCCGACCCGGGCCGTCCTGGCTCTAAAGAGCCTCCCCCGGGGCTTGGCCCTTGGCCCTTCACTCGCCGAGGAGCAGCGCTTAGGGGTCTGGTGTGTCGGGGAAGCCCTGCAGCCGGGACTGCTCTGGGGGCCGCTGGAAGAGGAGTCTGTATTGGAGCAGAAGGATGAAGGAGTGAAACCGCGGCAGGAGGAG GACGTGTCACTAGGCCCATGGGGAGACGTGTGTGCTTGTGAGCAGAGTTCAGGCTGGATCAG TTTGGTGCAGCGGGGCAGGCTGGAAGGTGAGGGGAACGTGGCCCTGGTGCGGGTCAGCGAGAAGCTCCATCTGCAGGTGTACCAGGTCGTACTGCCAGGCTCTGAGTTGCTGCTGtggccccagcctccctctgcGGGCCTGAGCCCCACCCAGCCCGGGCTAGAAGAAGAGGCAGCCATGGCTGTGGTGACAGAAGTGAACTCTGCTGTCCAACGGGAGGTGGACTCCCCAGGGCAAGATGCAGCAGAACCTTGGGCAG ATCCTGGTCACCAGTCACCAACCCCCAGCATCCAGGCAGAGAGTATGGGAAGCCCTGGACTTAAGCCCCAAGCCCAGGATCAACTTCCCAAGGAGAGCCAACCGCTCGGCCTGCCCCCTCAGGATGGCAGCATGGAGGAGGAGGACCCACCCCAGACAGAGGTGCCACCTGAACCTCCGAGCAGCTCTGCTCCCCAGCAGGGCCCAGAGAGCAGTGAGGCCGGTTGCTCACCTTCTGCCAGGGGCACCCAGCTGCATGCTTACCTGGTCAAGAAGTTACATGGCCCCAGTGGTCAGTGCCCACCCAGAGAAAAGACCTcggagcccagggcccagcaggcGGGAGAACAGCAGGGGCCGGTAGGCTTCCCTGCACACTTGCGGAGCCCTGCCGGCCCAGCAGGAAGCTCCCCGAAACAGAGGCGGCGGTACCGGTGTGGGGAGTGTGGCAAGGCCTTCCTGCAGCTGTGCCACCTGAAGAAGCACGCGTTTGTGCACACGGGCCACAAACCCTTCCTTTGCACTGAGTGTGGCAAGAGCTATAGCTCGGAGGAGAGCTTCAAAGCCCACATGCTCGGCCACCGTGGGGTGCGGCCCTTTCCTTGCCCACAGTGCGACAAGGCCTATGGCACCCGGCGAGACCTCAAAGAGCACCAGGTGGTACATTCAGGTGCCAGGCCCTTTGCATGTGACCAGTGTGGCAAGGCCTTTGCCCGCCGGCCCTCCCTGCGGTTGCATCGCAAGACCCACCAGGTGCCAGCTACCCCTGCCCCGTGCCCGTGCCCCGTGTGCGGGCGGCCCCTGGCCAACCAGGGCTCCCTGCGGAACCACATGCGGCTCCACACGGGCGAAAAGCCCTTCCTGTGCCCGCACTGTGGCCGGGCGTTCCGCCAGCGGGGCAACCTGCGTGGGCACTTGCGGCTGCACACAGGGGAGCGTCCTTACCGCTGCCCGCACTGTGCTGACGCCTTTCCGCAGCTGCCTGAGCTGCGGCGCCATCTGATCTCGCACACTGGGGAGGCCTACTTGTGTCCCGTGTGCGGGAAGGCCCTTCGAGACCCACATACACTGCGTGCTCATGAGCGTCTGCACTCAGGGGAGAGGCCCTTCTCATGCCCCCAGTGTGGCCGGGCTTACACGCTGGCTACCAAGCTGAGGCGCCACCTCAAATCCCACCTGGCCGACAAGCCCTACCGCTGTCCCACCTGTGGCATGGGCTACACCCTCCCCCAAAGCCTCAAGCGGCACCAGCTCAGTCACCAGCCTGCCGCTGCTTCTGAGCCCACTGTGGTACTATTGCAGACTGAGCCAGAACTAGACACCTGCGGGGAACAGGACGTCTCCCCAGCCCGGGACGTCTTTGAGGTCACCATTTCTGAGAGCCAGGATAAGTGCTTTGTGGTACCTGAGGAACCGGGCCCCACTTCCAGCCTGGTGCTCATCCATAAGGACATGGCCTTTAGTGCCTGGGCAGAAGTGGTGGAGGTAGAGACGGGCACctga